In Actinoplanes sp. NBC_00393, a single genomic region encodes these proteins:
- a CDS encoding CTP synthase C-terminal region-related (seleno)protein, giving the protein MISIALVGDRSPAVRAHARIPALLDVLRDSEDLDVYWIPTPDAEDTEALRGFAGIWLVPGSPYRSLDGAINAARLARTSGVPFLGTCGGFQHAMLEFARNVCGFGDARHAEYGPAGDDELIVELACSLAGHEAAIDLTPGSLVERLLGASRTVERYHCSYGLSAAHLDLLGAHGLRFTGHDDAGEVRVAELPGHPFYLATLFQPELTGEEPHPVIRGFVRAAAQLV; this is encoded by the coding sequence ATGATTTCGATTGCCCTGGTCGGCGACCGATCGCCGGCCGTCCGCGCGCACGCCCGCATCCCCGCGCTCCTGGATGTGCTGCGGGACAGCGAAGATCTCGACGTCTACTGGATCCCCACGCCGGACGCCGAGGACACGGAGGCGCTGCGGGGTTTCGCCGGCATCTGGCTGGTGCCGGGTAGCCCGTACCGAAGCCTCGACGGCGCCATCAACGCAGCGCGGCTGGCGCGCACCTCGGGGGTGCCGTTCCTCGGCACCTGCGGCGGCTTCCAGCACGCCATGCTGGAGTTCGCGCGCAACGTCTGCGGGTTCGGCGACGCCAGGCACGCCGAGTACGGCCCGGCCGGCGACGACGAGCTGATCGTCGAGCTGGCCTGCTCGCTTGCCGGGCACGAGGCCGCCATCGACCTCACACCCGGCTCACTCGTCGAACGCCTGCTCGGCGCCTCTCGCACGGTCGAGCGCTACCACTGCAGTTACGGCCTGTCCGCCGCCCACCTGGACCTGCTCGGGGCGCACGGCCTGCGCTTCACCGGCCACGACGACGCCGGGGAGGTGCGGGTGGCCGAGCTTCCCGGCCACCCGTTCTACCTGGCCACGCTGTTCCAGCCGGAACTCACCGGAGAGGAGCCCCACCCGGTGATCCGAGGCTTCGTCCGGGCCGCCGCTCAGTTGGTGTAG
- a CDS encoding LysR family transcriptional regulator, with protein MDPHLLRTFVAVAETGSFSAAAQRLRYTQSAVSQQIAALEADLGTPLLTRRPVALTTAGERLQRHANLILVRLEAARADVTRSIAPPGRLVLGLTPLAWSAPVPAALARLRAESARLHTRILVADRDRIVAAAATGEIDLGLVDGFAAPSDPLRLPEPGAHDAVGVAGSPAVVAVPEGHPLARRASVDLGDLADAYWIDAPVLAPFARLPVDGLRAGLHYDGADVTVLTGLVAAGHGLIVLPAPVVANRPGLAGVPIAAPRLVHRVELLRAPGSEEPAARLAGLLGAQALQ; from the coding sequence GTGGATCCGCATCTGCTGCGTACCTTCGTCGCGGTCGCCGAGACCGGCTCCTTCTCGGCCGCCGCGCAGCGCCTGCGCTACACCCAGTCGGCCGTCTCCCAGCAGATCGCCGCCCTCGAGGCGGACCTCGGCACGCCTCTGCTGACCAGGCGGCCGGTTGCGCTCACCACGGCCGGCGAGCGCCTGCAGCGACATGCCAACCTGATTCTGGTACGCCTGGAAGCGGCCCGAGCCGACGTGACCCGCTCGATCGCCCCGCCGGGCCGGCTGGTCCTCGGTCTCACCCCGCTGGCCTGGAGCGCCCCGGTGCCCGCCGCGCTGGCCCGCCTGCGCGCCGAGTCGGCCCGCCTGCACACCCGGATCCTCGTCGCCGACCGGGACCGGATCGTCGCTGCCGCCGCCACCGGTGAGATCGATCTCGGCCTGGTCGACGGTTTCGCCGCCCCCAGCGATCCGCTGCGGCTGCCCGAACCCGGCGCCCACGACGCCGTCGGGGTGGCCGGGAGCCCGGCCGTGGTGGCGGTCCCGGAGGGGCATCCGCTCGCCCGTCGGGCCTCGGTGGATCTGGGCGACCTGGCCGACGCGTACTGGATCGACGCGCCCGTGCTGGCCCCGTTCGCCCGGCTGCCGGTCGACGGCCTGCGGGCCGGGCTGCACTACGACGGCGCCGACGTCACGGTGCTCACCGGCCTGGTCGCCGCCGGCCACGGCCTGATCGTGCTCCCGGCACCCGTCGTCGCGAACCGTCCCGGCCTGGCCGGGGTCCCGATCGCCGCGCCCCGGCTGGTCCACCGGGTGGAGTTGCTCCGGGCCCCGGGCAGCGAGGAGCCGGCCGCCCGTCTCGCCGGGTTACTGGGAGCGCAGGCTCTTCAGTAG
- a CDS encoding deoxyribonuclease IV, producing MPLDRRIGSHTKTSGGLAKAALPYVDAAGSETLQVYVSNSRGWALPAGDPKQDVLFRDGIGERELPAYIHASLLVNLGSPTELTVERSVATLAHALDRGKAIGATAVVYHAGSSVDEAHADKAMHQLRESLLPLLDRAAAEGLPRLLVEPSAGGGRSLASKVQDLEAYLDAAEGHPWMGVCFDTCHAWAAGHDLATPGGMTATLDALVAAAGPGRLQLIHANDSKDDCGSTRDRHETIGKGRIGTAPFAELFAHPATAGVPIIVETPTVEHEGHAADIALLKSLRSQ from the coding sequence GTGCCTCTAGACCGCCGGATCGGGTCACACACGAAGACGTCGGGTGGGCTGGCCAAGGCCGCCCTCCCGTACGTCGACGCGGCCGGCTCGGAAACTTTGCAGGTGTACGTCTCCAACTCGCGCGGCTGGGCGCTGCCGGCCGGCGACCCGAAGCAGGACGTCCTGTTCCGCGACGGGATCGGCGAGCGCGAGCTGCCGGCGTACATTCACGCGTCGCTGCTGGTGAACCTCGGCTCCCCCACCGAGCTGACCGTCGAACGCTCGGTGGCCACGCTGGCCCACGCCCTGGACCGGGGAAAGGCGATCGGCGCGACAGCCGTCGTCTACCACGCCGGCAGCTCGGTCGACGAGGCGCACGCCGACAAGGCGATGCACCAGCTGCGCGAGTCGCTGCTGCCGCTGCTCGACCGGGCCGCCGCGGAGGGACTGCCGCGACTGCTCGTCGAGCCGAGCGCGGGCGGTGGGCGCAGTCTGGCCTCGAAGGTGCAGGACCTGGAGGCGTACCTGGACGCGGCCGAAGGTCACCCGTGGATGGGGGTCTGCTTCGACACCTGCCACGCCTGGGCGGCCGGGCACGACCTGGCCACCCCCGGCGGCATGACCGCGACGCTGGACGCTCTGGTCGCCGCGGCCGGACCGGGCCGGCTCCAGCTGATCCACGCCAACGACTCGAAGGACGACTGCGGCTCCACCCGCGACCGGCACGAGACGATCGGCAAGGGCCGGATCGGCACGGCGCCGTTCGCCGAGCTGTTCGCCCACCCGGCCACCGCCGGCGTCCCGATCATCGTGGAGACCCCGACCGTGGAACACGAGGGCCACGCCGCCGACATCGCGCTACTGAAGAGCCTGCGCTCCCAGTAA
- a CDS encoding glycosyl hydrolase family 18 protein, with protein MSKTTRRAIFAGAVVLAAGIAVPAVSASAAAACAPAWSASAVYVKDNVASQNGHNYTAKWWTQGESPATNSTQWAVWIDNGVCGGTTPPTTPPTTPPTTPPTTPPTTPPTTPPTTNPPTGNKWVVGYFAEWGVYGRGYHVKNIDTSGSASKLTHILYAFANTTGGKCTIGDSYADYERAYTAGESVDGVADTWDQPLRGSFNQLRKLKKKYPHLKVIYSVGGWTWSGGFTEAAKNPAAFADSCHKLVEDPRWADVFDGIDIDWEYPNACGLSCDASGPNAFNNVITALRTKFGSSALITAAITADGSNGGKIDATDYATAATKMDKIFPMTYDYFGAFAAQGPTAPHSPLTSYTGIPQAGFNSDAAVQKLKSKGIPASKILLGIGFYGRGWTGVTQAAPGGSATGGAAGTYETGIEDYKVLKTKCPATGTVAGTAYAFCGNNWWSYDTPSTIAGKMTYAKNQGLGGAFFWELSGDTTNGELITAIKSNL; from the coding sequence GTGTCTAAAACCACCCGCCGGGCGATCTTCGCCGGTGCGGTCGTCCTCGCGGCCGGCATCGCGGTGCCCGCCGTCTCGGCGTCCGCCGCCGCTGCCTGTGCCCCTGCATGGAGCGCCTCCGCCGTCTATGTGAAGGACAACGTCGCCTCGCAGAACGGCCACAACTACACCGCCAAGTGGTGGACCCAGGGCGAGTCCCCGGCCACCAACAGCACCCAGTGGGCCGTGTGGATCGACAACGGGGTCTGCGGTGGCACCACGCCACCCACCACCCCGCCGACGACTCCGCCCACCACGCCACCCACGACGCCGCCGACCACACCGCCGACGACGCCGCCCACCACGAACCCGCCGACCGGTAACAAGTGGGTCGTCGGCTACTTCGCCGAGTGGGGCGTCTACGGCCGGGGCTACCACGTCAAGAACATCGACACCTCCGGCTCGGCGTCGAAGCTGACCCACATCCTGTACGCGTTCGCCAACACCACCGGCGGCAAGTGCACCATCGGTGACTCGTACGCCGACTACGAGCGGGCCTACACCGCGGGCGAGAGCGTCGACGGCGTCGCGGACACCTGGGACCAGCCGCTGCGCGGTTCGTTCAACCAGCTCCGCAAGCTGAAGAAGAAGTACCCGCACCTCAAGGTGATCTACTCGGTCGGCGGCTGGACCTGGTCCGGCGGCTTCACCGAGGCGGCCAAGAACCCGGCCGCGTTCGCCGACTCCTGCCACAAGCTGGTCGAGGACCCCCGCTGGGCGGACGTGTTCGACGGCATCGACATCGACTGGGAGTACCCGAACGCCTGTGGCCTCAGCTGCGACGCCAGCGGCCCGAACGCGTTCAACAACGTGATCACCGCGCTGCGCACCAAGTTCGGCTCGAGCGCCCTGATCACCGCGGCCATCACCGCTGACGGCAGCAACGGCGGCAAGATCGACGCCACCGACTACGCCACCGCGGCGACGAAGATGGACAAGATCTTCCCGATGACGTACGACTACTTCGGCGCGTTCGCGGCGCAGGGCCCGACGGCTCCGCACTCGCCGCTCACCTCGTACACCGGAATCCCGCAGGCCGGCTTCAACTCGGACGCGGCTGTCCAGAAGCTGAAGTCGAAGGGCATCCCGGCCTCCAAGATCCTGCTCGGCATCGGCTTCTACGGCCGCGGCTGGACCGGCGTCACCCAGGCCGCCCCGGGCGGCTCGGCGACCGGCGGTGCGGCGGGCACCTACGAGACCGGTATCGAGGACTACAAGGTCCTCAAGACGAAGTGCCCGGCCACCGGCACGGTCGCGGGTACGGCGTACGCCTTCTGCGGCAACAACTGGTGGAGCTACGACACCCCGTCGACCATCGCCGGCAAGATGACCTACGCGAAGAACCAGGGTCTCGGCGGCGCATTCTTCTGGGAGCTCTCCGGTGACACCACCAACGGCGAGCTGATCACCGCCATCAAGAGCAACCTGTAA
- a CDS encoding threonine aldolase family protein has translation MADLRSDTVTRPTPGMREAMATAAVGDDVFGDDPTVNALENHVAALFGHEAALFAPSGTMANQIALQLVVPPGGELLAGADAHVVTYELGAAAVLGGISTRTWPSDGAALDADRIAGMIRPAGFPSVPTAAIAVEQTHNLGGGGVVSLSVLRDLRAVADAHAVALHCDGARIWHAHVADGVPLAEYGALFDTLSVCLSKGLGAPVGSLVIGSREKIARARLLRKRMGGGMRQAGILAAAGRYALDHHLHRLTEDHDRAYRIAAALAPYGVVDPDQVRTNLVPLDLSKSALDAPTLAAEAAKRDVLIAAMLPRTARLVTHLDLTDAAVDHAIAVLSELLA, from the coding sequence GTGGCTGACCTGCGATCGGACACTGTCACGCGGCCCACCCCCGGCATGCGCGAGGCGATGGCGACCGCGGCCGTCGGCGACGACGTCTTCGGGGACGACCCGACCGTCAACGCGCTGGAGAACCACGTCGCCGCGCTGTTCGGGCACGAGGCGGCGCTGTTCGCCCCGTCCGGGACGATGGCCAACCAGATCGCCCTGCAACTCGTCGTCCCGCCGGGGGGTGAGCTGCTCGCGGGGGCTGATGCGCACGTGGTCACGTACGAGCTGGGCGCCGCCGCCGTGCTCGGCGGCATCTCCACCCGCACCTGGCCGTCCGACGGCGCGGCCCTGGACGCCGACCGGATCGCCGGCATGATCCGCCCGGCCGGCTTCCCGTCGGTGCCGACCGCCGCGATCGCCGTCGAGCAGACCCACAACCTCGGCGGCGGCGGCGTGGTCTCCCTGTCGGTGCTGCGTGACCTGCGCGCGGTCGCCGACGCCCACGCGGTCGCCCTGCACTGCGACGGCGCCCGCATCTGGCACGCTCACGTCGCCGACGGGGTGCCGCTGGCCGAGTACGGCGCGCTCTTCGACACCCTGTCGGTCTGCCTCTCCAAGGGCCTCGGCGCGCCGGTCGGCTCGCTGGTGATCGGCAGCCGCGAGAAGATCGCCCGGGCCCGGCTCCTCCGCAAGCGGATGGGCGGCGGCATGCGGCAGGCCGGCATCCTCGCCGCCGCCGGCCGGTACGCCCTCGACCACCACCTGCACCGGCTGACCGAGGACCACGACCGGGCGTACCGGATCGCGGCGGCCCTCGCACCGTACGGCGTGGTCGACCCCGACCAGGTCCGCACCAACCTGGTGCCGCTGGACCTGTCGAAGTCGGCGCTGGACGCCCCGACCCTGGCCGCCGAGGCCGCCAAACGCGACGTGCTGATCGCCGCGATGCTGCCGCGCACAGCCCGCCTGGTCACCCACCTCGACCTGACCGACGCCGCAGTCGATCACGCGATAGCAGTCCTCTCCGAATTGCTCGCCTGA
- a CDS encoding class II 3-deoxy-7-phosphoheptulonate synthase, which yields MRREWHQLSHPGVGNPALQTSRPSTNSAEDEALGLDHWRSLPRVQMPPWPDMGEVAEVCKVLDNVPSIVAPYEVDQLRSRLAEVCEGRAFLLQGGDCAETFADNTESHLLANARTLLQMAVVLTYGASMPVVKVARVAGQYTKPRSSLTDSLGLPAYRGDLINSLDADEAARVADPQRMIRAYANSAAAMNMLRAYLSGGLADLHGLHDWNKDFVRASPAGERYEAIAREIDRALDFIRACGMTDSEALRTVSLYCSHEALALEYDRALTRVSDGRAYGLSGHFLWIGERTRQLDHAHIDFISRIANPIGVKLGPGTSPETAIELCEKLNPNNIPGRLTLISRMGNGKVRDTLPPIVEKVTAAGAKVVWQCDPMHGNTHESSNGYKTRHFDRVVDEVLGYFEVHRGLGTHPGGIHIELTGEDVTECLGGAQGIEDLDLPDRYETACDPRLNTQQSLELAFLVAEMLRG from the coding sequence ATGCGCCGAGAGTGGCATCAGCTCAGTCACCCGGGAGTGGGCAACCCGGCCCTGCAGACCTCCCGCCCCTCCACGAACTCCGCCGAGGACGAGGCTCTCGGCCTCGACCACTGGCGGTCCCTGCCGCGGGTGCAGATGCCGCCCTGGCCGGACATGGGCGAGGTCGCCGAGGTCTGCAAGGTTCTCGACAACGTCCCGTCGATCGTGGCGCCCTACGAGGTGGACCAGCTCCGGTCGCGGCTCGCCGAGGTCTGCGAGGGGCGGGCCTTCCTGCTCCAGGGCGGCGACTGCGCGGAGACGTTCGCCGACAACACCGAGAGTCACCTGCTCGCGAACGCGCGGACTCTGCTGCAGATGGCGGTGGTGCTGACGTACGGGGCGTCGATGCCGGTGGTCAAGGTGGCCCGGGTGGCCGGGCAGTACACGAAGCCGCGGTCGTCGCTGACCGATTCGCTGGGGCTCCCGGCGTACCGGGGTGACCTGATCAACTCGCTGGACGCGGACGAGGCGGCCCGGGTGGCCGATCCGCAGCGGATGATCCGGGCCTACGCAAACTCGGCCGCGGCGATGAACATGCTCCGGGCGTACCTCTCCGGGGGCCTGGCCGACCTGCACGGCCTGCACGACTGGAACAAGGACTTCGTCCGCGCCTCGCCGGCCGGCGAGCGCTACGAGGCGATCGCCCGCGAGATCGACCGGGCACTCGATTTCATCCGCGCCTGCGGCATGACCGACAGCGAAGCCCTGCGTACGGTCAGCCTGTACTGCTCCCACGAGGCGCTGGCCCTGGAGTACGACCGGGCGCTCACCCGCGTCTCCGACGGCCGGGCGTACGGGTTGAGCGGCCACTTCCTGTGGATCGGCGAACGGACCCGGCAGCTGGACCACGCGCACATCGACTTCATCAGCCGGATCGCCAACCCGATCGGCGTGAAGCTGGGCCCCGGCACCTCGCCGGAGACCGCGATCGAGCTGTGCGAGAAGCTCAACCCGAACAACATCCCGGGCCGGCTCACGCTGATCAGCCGGATGGGCAACGGCAAGGTACGCGACACCCTGCCCCCGATCGTGGAGAAGGTGACCGCGGCCGGCGCCAAGGTCGTCTGGCAGTGCGACCCGATGCACGGCAACACCCACGAGTCGTCGAACGGCTACAAGACCCGCCACTTCGACCGGGTGGTCGACGAGGTGCTCGGCTACTTCGAGGTGCACCGCGGTCTCGGCACCCACCCGGGCGGCATCCACATCGAGCTGACCGGCGAGGACGTCACCGAGTGCCTCGGCGGCGCCCAGGGCATCGAGGACCTCGACCTGCCGGACCGGTACGAGACGGCCTGCGACCCGCGGCTCAACACGCAGCAGAGTCTGGAGCTCGCCTTCCTGGTCGCGGAGATGCTCCGTGGCTGA
- a CDS encoding IPT/TIG domain-containing protein, with protein sequence MAQTKKTRTMAGLAAATVVIAATGISAQSGALAAPGQAGSVSVLTEEAAALVAEFEDGIAARTSGGTVIPVTVSGGTVGATAKEFTALKVTAKIGGLLAKVAWVDATHLRVTAPVTPKATAVTMQLLVNGVAGPESTAKVGYSPTVITVTPAKINAAGGETVTITGQGFLGVDPDDSAAVKFGDAEATSFEVVSATRITAVAPAGDNGVAAVTVTTAGGESAAANGARVTYRAALGIDVSGEPVVKASGGPVVLTVTGAPLGDNATEFAAERVSARLGVKTLAATYVDDTHVKVTLPAIAAESAELTLVHDGIVGEPAEIALAPVVSSLSVKSDTTLGGAKVVVKVAGANIAGATDFKFGDDPATCVRQGTGTAVTFVCTAPPVSGVGPVWVSFTSAAGTPSRFTAAAMFSYTN encoded by the coding sequence ATGGCGCAAACGAAGAAGACCCGCACGATGGCCGGCCTTGCCGCGGCCACGGTCGTCATCGCGGCGACCGGCATCTCCGCACAGTCCGGCGCGCTCGCCGCGCCGGGACAGGCCGGGTCCGTCTCGGTGCTCACCGAGGAGGCTGCTGCGCTGGTCGCGGAGTTCGAGGACGGCATCGCGGCCAGGACGAGTGGTGGCACGGTCATCCCGGTGACCGTCTCCGGCGGCACAGTCGGCGCCACCGCGAAGGAGTTCACGGCCCTGAAGGTCACCGCGAAGATCGGCGGCCTGCTGGCCAAGGTCGCCTGGGTCGACGCGACCCACCTCCGGGTCACCGCTCCGGTGACGCCGAAGGCCACCGCGGTGACGATGCAACTGCTGGTCAACGGAGTGGCCGGCCCGGAGTCGACCGCGAAGGTGGGATACAGCCCGACCGTCATCACAGTCACCCCGGCCAAGATCAATGCAGCCGGCGGCGAGACCGTGACGATCACCGGGCAGGGCTTCCTCGGGGTGGACCCGGATGACTCGGCCGCGGTCAAGTTCGGCGATGCCGAGGCCACGTCGTTCGAGGTCGTCTCGGCCACCAGGATCACCGCGGTGGCGCCGGCCGGGGACAACGGTGTCGCAGCCGTGACCGTGACCACGGCGGGTGGCGAGAGCGCCGCCGCGAACGGGGCACGGGTCACCTATCGGGCCGCGCTGGGGATCGACGTCTCCGGCGAACCGGTGGTCAAGGCGAGCGGTGGCCCGGTCGTGCTCACCGTCACCGGCGCCCCGTTGGGCGACAACGCCACCGAGTTCGCCGCGGAGCGGGTCAGCGCCCGGCTGGGCGTGAAGACTCTGGCCGCCACCTACGTGGACGACACCCACGTGAAGGTCACCCTGCCGGCGATCGCGGCCGAGTCGGCCGAGCTCACCCTGGTCCACGACGGGATCGTCGGCGAACCCGCCGAGATCGCGCTGGCCCCGGTCGTGTCCAGCCTCTCGGTGAAGAGCGACACCACTCTCGGCGGCGCCAAGGTCGTCGTCAAGGTGGCCGGCGCGAACATCGCCGGGGCGACCGACTTCAAGTTCGGCGACGACCCGGCCACCTGCGTCCGGCAGGGCACCGGCACTGCGGTGACGTTCGTCTGCACCGCTCCGCCGGTGTCCGGGGTGGGCCCGGTCTGGGTGAGCTTCACGTCCGCGGCCGGGACGCCGAGCCGCTTCACCGCGGCGGCGATGTTCAGCTACACCAACTGA
- a CDS encoding IPT/TIG domain-containing protein: MANTSRARRATALTAAAVVAGTVAVTVVQPGVAFSAAQAGRTILSAVSSVPIVTSISPSVGSIDGGTPVVVLGSNFKSLDLDDEDAVTFGGVPAARVAVLSDTKLVAVSPPGAVGAVSVTVTNPTGSTTGKAKFGYRMGLAAEFVSVDAKASGGELLTVAVTGGSLGATSAAFTALKIGAKVGGVVAKVTYVDDEHLKVTIPASAKTGSTTLELVQDGYAGPKSTSTIDYYPVVSGVSPAWVPVEGGEDLKITGAGFLSVDPEDLDSVTFGGVPATYIDVVSGNQINAGVPAGSAGPAAVIVTTPDAASPADGAPRITYQGELAIDDSDEQFLRATGGQHLLTVTGGTIGESAKEFAASGISVRLGATKLPAVWVDSTHVKVTLPALTTESAALTVVNGTVAGDAATLPVVPVVTALSAVSGSVAGGARVTVKVAGTDTAESTDFKFGENDATCAASGAGKSLVFVCTVPPASEAGPVWVQFTSGNGVESRFTSAAAFSYTDID; the protein is encoded by the coding sequence ATGGCGAACACATCTCGAGCCCGCAGGGCCACCGCACTCACCGCCGCTGCCGTCGTTGCCGGCACCGTCGCGGTCACTGTCGTACAGCCGGGCGTCGCCTTCTCCGCGGCGCAGGCGGGGCGGACCATCCTGTCCGCCGTGTCATCGGTCCCGATCGTCACGAGCATCTCGCCGTCGGTGGGAAGCATCGACGGCGGCACGCCTGTCGTCGTGCTGGGATCGAACTTCAAGAGCCTCGACCTCGACGACGAGGACGCGGTCACGTTCGGTGGCGTTCCGGCTGCCCGAGTCGCGGTCCTGTCGGACACCAAACTGGTGGCGGTCAGCCCGCCCGGCGCGGTCGGCGCGGTTTCGGTCACGGTGACCAACCCCACGGGTTCCACCACCGGCAAGGCCAAGTTCGGATACCGGATGGGGCTGGCCGCCGAGTTCGTGAGCGTCGACGCGAAGGCCTCCGGCGGTGAGCTGCTCACCGTCGCGGTCACCGGCGGAAGCCTGGGCGCCACGTCGGCGGCGTTCACCGCTCTGAAGATCGGAGCCAAGGTCGGCGGGGTGGTCGCCAAGGTCACCTACGTGGACGACGAGCACCTGAAGGTCACGATCCCGGCGAGCGCCAAGACTGGCTCCACCACCCTCGAACTCGTTCAGGACGGGTACGCCGGACCGAAGTCCACCTCGACGATCGACTACTACCCGGTGGTCTCCGGGGTCTCTCCCGCCTGGGTGCCCGTGGAGGGCGGCGAGGATCTCAAGATCACTGGAGCGGGCTTCCTCAGCGTCGACCCGGAGGACCTGGACTCGGTGACCTTCGGTGGTGTCCCCGCGACCTACATCGACGTGGTCTCCGGGAACCAGATCAACGCCGGTGTTCCCGCCGGCTCGGCCGGGCCCGCCGCGGTAATCGTGACGACCCCGGACGCCGCCAGCCCGGCGGACGGCGCGCCGCGGATCACGTACCAGGGCGAGCTCGCGATCGACGACTCCGACGAACAGTTCCTCCGGGCCACCGGAGGCCAGCACCTGCTGACCGTCACCGGCGGCACGATCGGCGAGAGCGCCAAGGAGTTCGCCGCCTCGGGGATCAGCGTGCGGCTCGGCGCCACCAAGTTGCCGGCGGTCTGGGTGGATTCGACCCACGTCAAGGTCACCCTCCCCGCACTGACCACCGAGTCGGCCGCCTTGACCGTGGTGAACGGCACGGTGGCCGGCGACGCCGCCACCCTGCCCGTGGTCCCGGTCGTCACCGCCCTCTCGGCGGTGAGCGGCTCGGTTGCCGGCGGCGCCCGGGTCACCGTCAAGGTGGCCGGCACGGACACGGCCGAGTCGACGGACTTCAAGTTCGGTGAGAACGACGCCACCTGTGCGGCGAGCGGCGCCGGCAAGTCGCTGGTCTTCGTCTGCACAGTTCCGCCGGCGTCCGAGGCCGGCCCGGTCTGGGTGCAGTTCACCTCGGGCAACGGCGTGGAAAGCCGATTCACCTCTGCCGCCGCGTTCAGCTACACCGACATCGACTGA